The Porphyrobacter sp. LM 6 sequence GGCTATGGCCGCGCCGCTGGCCCTACCTGATCATGTTCACCGCTTGGCTTGGCCTCTCGGCGCTGGTGCTGCACCGGCCCGGCCTGCCCGATGAGGCTCCTGCTCAACCGCCGTTGGCCGCTGCGAGATAGAACGGATTGTCGGCCGAGTAGTAGTTGCAGTGGAAGCCCGAGGGCACACGGAACGGGATGCGCACCGTCGCGATCGGCCCGGCAGCGATGTCCGTTGCGGCGAAGATCGCCAGTTCGCTGGTGGGTGAATTGGCCCGGTGCACGAGGCTCATCGCGTAGCCATCCGCCTCATGCGTCGCGCCGACGCGCGGGGCGAACACCAGCTCGCCTGCGGCCGAACCGGGGCCGAAGTGGTAGTAATCCTCTTTGCCGCTCTCGGTGTCGAAATGCAGCACGGCGTCCATCCCGTCGACCCGGCCATCGACCGAATAGAGGTTCATATTGCCATAGGCGTGGCGGGTCTTGCGTGCCATCAACCGGTCATCGGGGCGCGGGAACTGGATGTCGCGATCGTTGAGGGTTTCCTCCTTCATGCTCGCCCCGGCGATGTCGATGGTCCAGCGGCGCAAGCTCATCTTGGTTTCGGCATGGGTCAGCCAGTTGCCGTCCTGATCGGGGAACAGCGCGGTGCCATTGGCGGCGGCGACATCGGCGATGATCTTGCCGTCTTCCTCCCACGCGTTGCATTCGTGGAACATGTGACGCGGATCGAATTCGAACCAGCGCACGTCATCCGCCGTGCCTTCACGCGGGAGGATCGCGAGCTTGGTCGGGCGGCCGGTGTTCCACGCGGTCATCGGCCCGCCGCGCATCCCGCGCTGGATATCGGTATCCAGCGGCACCACCGGGATCACCACCCAGTTTTCGGTCAGGAAGAAGGTGTGGATCAGCGCGAAGTGCGGGATCGGCAGCGTCACCGCGTGGCGCACAACGCCTTCCGCCGTCGTGATCGTATATTGCAGCGCCGCTTCGCCGGTCCAGCCGTTGATGTTCGCGCCGATGTTGACCAGCTCGCCCGTGGCATAGTCGATCTTGGGGTGAGCCGAGAAGGTCGAGGCGATGGTGCCGTCGTAATCATGCACGCCGAGGGTCGACAGCTCGAACGGGTCCATCGCCACCGGCTGGGATCCCTCCATCAGCGCCAGCAGCTTGCCGCCGTGCAGGATGATGTTGGTGTTGCCGGTGTTGTAGTGCTTGCCCTGCACCGAAGGATCGGCGGTCATCGGGTTGCCGAACATCCCGAACAGGCGTCGACCGGCAGCCTTTTCCAGCTCGAACTTCTCGGTCCGAACCCAGCGGTTGCGTAAAGACACGCGACCGTTCTGGAAGTGCATGGCGTAGACCATGCCGTCACCATCGAACCAGTGATAATCGCCCTCGCGGGTGGGATAGAGCGGCTCTGGTCCGTTGCGGTAGAACACGCCGGCCAGATCATCGGGCAGTTCACCATCGACGATCAGATCGGGCGCGGTCGCTTCGAAGCGCACGGGCTCGTGATGGCCGGAAAGGTAGGGGTGGTTGAAGAACGGCTGGGTCATGGTGCGGGCTCTTTCGGTTTCGCCGGAAGCTGCCACAGGGCGGGCAGGCCTTCTGCTAGCATTATGAGGGGCAGGTCAGGTCGCGATCAGGGCGTCCGTCGCGGCGCGGTCGAGCCACAGCGCATGCACCCCGAAGGGCACGGGCAGGGGCAGCGGGATGCGGCATTGCTCGGTCATGGTGGCGGCATCGGCCACAATCAGCACAGCGCGCGTGCCATCGGCGAGCAGGTCGATCAGCCACCCGTCATCTTCCGAACTGGCATCGGCGCGCGGTACGAACACCGGTTCGCCGCCGAGCAGCCCGGCGTAATCGAGATAGCCCGCTTCCTCCTCGGCGAAGATGTCGTACTTCAGCACGCCCTTGCCCATCACCCCGTCGCTTTCGTCCAGCAGCCAGGTGAAGCGTGTTGGCTGGCCATGGTGCCGCCAGTCGATGCCCGGACGCTCGTAGTGATGATCAAGCAGCACGCGCTCCGTCACCGCGCCGCTTGCCAGATCGAGGCGCCAGTGGACGAATTGCGAATGGGGTTCAGCCGGCGTGTGGATCGGCATGAACGGCGGATAATCGCGAAACACCGGGGCGTAGACGTGGACCGCCCCATCGGCTTCCCAGCCGTTGGCAATGTGCCAGATGTGTCCCGGCAAGGCGGTGTCGAACCAGCGCACCGGATCGCCGTCGCGGTGGTCGCGCGTGATCATGCCGAAGCGCAGGGGTCTGGCGGCATCGAAGCTGGCAACGCTGCCGTCCGGCCCCGCAAGGCCCGCCGGATTGAAGCGCAGCGAGCTGTCGGGGAAGATGATGTGCGTATCGGTCAGGATGTAGTCGTGAATGAAGAAGGCTGCGGGCTTGTCCTTCATCACCGTGCTTGTCGCGATGGTGCCGCCGCAGCCGAGCCTGGTCAGGTGTGTCGTGCCGGAAGTGAAATCCTGCCCGATCGAATAGACCGTGCCTGATGCGCCATCAGTCTTGGGATGGGCACTGAACGGGCAGTCGAGCGCGCCGCCGAAGGTCTCGTTGATGCCGCGCCCGTCGAGCGCCAGCCAGCCCTGCGCATCGCGCTTCACATCGAGCCGGAAGGGCAGGGCGGTTTCCTGCAAGCAGTAGAGCTGGTCGTCATGATGGAGCACGGCGGTGCCATTGCTGCCCGCCTCGATCGGGTTCATGCGTGGGAGCAGGCCCAGCCGCGTCTTCAATCGTTCCAGCATCAGGCCCGCAAGCGCGCCCTTGCCGCCGCTGGTGAGATCGGCAATCCCCATGAAGGGGTTGCGCCCGGCCTGTTCGATCCACGCGGTGCGCGGAGTGCGGACATAGGTGTTGGAATAGCGCGCCTCGCCCCCGCGCAATTCGATCATGTGAAGCATCGCCTCGCCATCGAACATGTGGCGGCGGCGACGCGGTGCGAACCGCGCATTGGTGCCGTTGCGCAGGAACACCCCGTCGAGCTCGGCTGGCAAGTTCCCCTCGATCGTCAGCGGCACGCCGCACAGCTCCTCGTGCACCGGATCAAAGCCGGGGTGGCCATAGGGATCGGTGCCCTGGGGTGCAGCGATCTTGCCCGGTGCATTCATGACGGCAGCCTCTTGTTCGACGAAGCGGGAGAACGTTCGGATTGCAGTTATAGCAATCAGGCCGCCAGAAGCCGCCCCCAGAAATATCAGGCAAGGCACCAGCCAAGCTGCCTCGAGTCATGCATTCCGTAACGGTATGACACCTGTCCCGATCTCACGCTCATTTTGATCAGTTGCGGGTCCCAGTGAAATGCGATGCACTAATTGCAATAATGGCTGCTGCGGTCCGAACCATGCCGCTGCGGTAAGCACAACGAAGGTTCAACAGGGGGAGAGTGGCATGACGTTTTTCAAGAGCGCGCGCGTGGCTATCTATCGGGCGGCCCTGCTGGGCACGGCGCTGACCGCCACCACGGCTTTCGCGCAGTCCGAAGATGCTGCGCAGGATCCCGGCAATGCCGACGATTCCATCAAGGAAATCGTGGTGACTGCCCGCTTCCGCACGGAAACCTTGCAGGACACCCCGATCGCGATCAGCGCGGTCGCCGCGGAATCGGTCGAGAAGATCGTCATCACTGACGTCAACAGCCTGCAACGCCTGCTGCCCAACGTGCAGCTGAGCCGCATCAACTTTGCCGGGCAAGCGCTGGGCGCATCGATCCGCGGGATCAGCTTTGCCGACCTTGAAAAGAGCTTCGATCCGGCGATCGGGGTGGTGATCGACGGGGTGTTCCTTGGCACCAACACCGGCGCCAATATCGACTTCGACGATCTGGAATCGATCGAAGTTCTGCGCGGTCCGCAGGGCACCTTGTTTGGCCGCAACACCATTGGTGGCACGATCAGCGTGCGCCACACGCGCCCGACGGGCGAGCTCGGCGGCAAGTTCAAGGCCCGCTACGGCAGCTTCAATTCGCTCGACCTCGAAGGCGTGCTCAACCTGCCCCAGATCGCCGATGCGCTGTCGATCAAGCTTGCGGGCCTGCGCCGCACCTCGGATTCGCCGACCATCAACCGCTACACCAACGAGCGTGAAGACGGCCGCGACATCTACAACCTCAGCGCCACGGCCCTCCTGGAGGTCGGCGATTTCACCGCGCTCGGGACAGTTGCCTACAACAAGGATCGTTCGCGCTATCCGACCGCGATCAACCTGACGCGGGCGTCGGGTCTGGCCTTCGGGGCGGGCGGGAACATCTGCGACTATACGCTCGCGGTCGGCCTTGGCGATCTGGGCTGTGACACGCAGGGTTCGGTGCGACAGGCGACGGAGAACTTCCGCCTCGCCAACACCAGTATTCCGTTCGAAAGCTTCTTCGAAGGCTGGGCCGCATCGCTCGAACTGAACGGCAAGGTCGGCGGCTTTAACGTCACCGCGATCACCGGATGGCGCAAGTCGAACGACCAGTTGACCGAGGAAAACACCGGGACGCCGCCGGTCTCCTATACCGGCGTGCCGGGGCAGGGCGTGCCGCTGTTCGTGGCCGCGCGCGATCAGGATTACGAGCAGTTCAGCCAGGAAATCCGTGTCGCCGGCGACATCACCGACTGGATGGATATCGTAGCCGGGGTCTATTACCTTAACACCAAATATTCGATCCGGCCCGGTGAGTTCAACGGATCGCGGGCGGGCCTCGCCTGGCTTGCGGTGCCGCTGTTCCCGCCTGCAGTGCCGGCGCCGACCTTCATCAACGTGCCGATCCAGGGCGCAACCGCATCGCAGGAGCTCGATTCCTTCGCGGTGTTTGCCGAAAGCATCTTCAAGCTCAGCGACAATGTTCGTCTGACCGCCGGCGGTCGCTACACCATCGAGACCAAGGAGTTCGCGCTCAACCAGACGCTTGCCGTGCCCTTTACCGGGCAAGGCAAGGAAACCTGGCGCGATCCGACCTGGCGCGTCATTCTCGACTGGAAGCCGACTGACGATACGATGCTCTATGGTAGCTGGTCGCGTGGCTTCCGTTCGGGCGGCTGGAATGGCCGGGCGACCACGGCTGCGGCGATCGGGCCCTACAATCCCGAAACCGTCGACAGCTACGAAATCGGCGCCAAGACCGAATTTGCCGACGGCAAGATGCAGGTCAATCTCGCTGCCTTCCTCGTCAATTACGACGACAAGCAGGAAGAGATCATCCGCCCTGCCGTGGGCGGCGGGACCGAAACCATCGTCGACAACGCGGCGAACGCGCAGACCAAGGGGATCGAACTGGAGTGGATCGCGCGCCCGACATCGGAACTCACCTTCCGGGCAGCGGGGGCCTATCTCTCGGCCAAGTACAAGGACTTCCTGATCCCCAACCTTGCCGTCCCGGGCCAGTTCATCGACATTACTAACGTCGCCAATTTCCGCCGCGCGCCGAAGTGGACCGGCAATGTCGGGATGGATTACGACAAGCAGTTGGATGATCGCAACAGCATCAACTTCAATGCCAACCTTGCCTATCTGGACGACTTCTTCACCTCGCCGCGGCGCGACCCGACCGGGCGCAACCGTGATACGATCGCGGCGCACACCACGCTCGATGCCTCGCTCGCGTTCCTTCACACGGGCGACACCTTCAAGCGGATGCGGATTGCAGTCTACGGCCGCGATCTGCTTAACAAGGGCAACCGCCTGACCAACACGCTGGATGCCGGTGTGTTCTATTTCGGCGTGGTGAGTGCCAACCGCGAAGGCGGGGTGGAATTCAGCATCGAATTCTGATCCGGATGCGGGCCTGAAGGTCGCGGCTGCACAATCGGCAGCCCGGTCTTCAGGCCCCGCCTTTATCAGGCCTGATGGATGGCCTTGGTCACCATGTAGCTATCGAGGCCTTCAGAGCCGCCTTCGCTGCCGAAGCCTGAATGCTTGACCCCGCCGAACGGCGCATCCGCGACCGAGATGGCGAAGCTGTTGATCCCCACCATCCCCGCCTCGATCGCATCGCCCGCCAGATTTGCGGTGCGCAGATTATTGGTGAAGGCAAAGGCAGCAAGGCCGAAGGGCAGGCGATTGGCCTCGCCGATGGCATCGTCGAGCGTGACGAAAGGACGCGTCACCGCGACCGGGCCGAAGGGCTCGGTGTTCATGATCTCGGCATCGTTCGGCACATCGGCGATCAGCGTGGGCTGGAAGAAGAACCCGTCGCCATAGGCTTCGCCGCCCACCAGCAGCTTCCCGCCCCGCGCGGCGGCATCGCCGATCAGGCCGGCGAGCGCTGCCGGACGGCGCGGATTGGCGAGAGGCCCCATCTGCACACCGGCCTCGAGACCATTGCCGACCTTGAGTGCTGCGGTGCGCTCGGCAAAGCCCTTGAGGAAGGCGTCGTAGATTCCCTCCTGCACATAGAAGCGCGTCGGCGAGACGCAGACCTGTCCGGCATTGCGGAACTTCTGGGGCACCAGCACATCGAGCACCCTGGCGAGATCGACATCGTCGAACACCAGCACCGGAGCATGGCCGCCCAGCTCCATGGTGATCCGCTTCACCCCGTCCGCTGCAAGCCGCATCAGATGCTTGCCGACCGCAGTTGATCCGGTGAAGCTGACCTTGCGGATCACCGGAGAGGCGATCAGCGTACGGCTGATAAAGTCGGGATCACCATAGACCATCTGCGCGACATTGGCAGGCACCCCGGCATCGGCGAGGCAGCGGATCAGCGCCGAGGTGGAAGCCGGGCATTCCTCGGCTGGCTTGGCGATCACCGAACAACCCGCTGCCAGCGCCGGCGCGAGCTTCTTGGCAAGCATGTAGACCGGGAAGTTCCAAGGCGTGAACACCGCCACCGGGCCGACCGGCTGCTTGATCACCATCGCGCGCTGTCCGGTTGGGCGCACCAGCACCCGGCCATAGGCGCGCTTGGCCTCCTCGGCGTAGAAATCGAACATCGAGGCCGATCCCATGACCTCGCCCAGCGCCTCGGCCTTCGGCTTGCCCTGTTCGGTGGTGAGCAGCACGGCAATCGTCTCGGCCCGCTCGCGCAGGAGATCGGCGGCCTTGCGCAGAATGCCCGCGCGCGTGTCGACATCGACCGCGCGCCACGCCTTGAAGCCCTGCTCGGCTGCGGCGAGCGCTTCTTCGAGATCGGCCGCGGTCGCTACCGGAAGATCGGCAATGCCTGCGCCCAGCGCCGGGTTGAGCACCGGCCGGGTCTCGCGCCCCTCGCCGCTGCGCCATACGCCATTGATGAAGAGCGCAAGGTCCGAAGTGTATTTCTGGGTCATAGCCCGTT is a genomic window containing:
- a CDS encoding carotenoid oxygenase family protein produces the protein MTQPFFNHPYLSGHHEPVRFEATAPDLIVDGELPDDLAGVFYRNGPEPLYPTREGDYHWFDGDGMVYAMHFQNGRVSLRNRWVRTEKFELEKAAGRRLFGMFGNPMTADPSVQGKHYNTGNTNIILHGGKLLALMEGSQPVAMDPFELSTLGVHDYDGTIASTFSAHPKIDYATGELVNIGANINGWTGEAALQYTITTAEGVVRHAVTLPIPHFALIHTFFLTENWVVIPVVPLDTDIQRGMRGGPMTAWNTGRPTKLAILPREGTADDVRWFEFDPRHMFHECNAWEEDGKIIADVAAANGTALFPDQDGNWLTHAETKMSLRRWTIDIAGASMKEETLNDRDIQFPRPDDRLMARKTRHAYGNMNLYSVDGRVDGMDAVLHFDTESGKEDYYHFGPGSAAGELVFAPRVGATHEADGYAMSLVHRANSPTSELAIFAATDIAAGPIATVRIPFRVPSGFHCNYYSADNPFYLAAANGG
- a CDS encoding carotenoid oxygenase family protein, which encodes MNAPGKIAAPQGTDPYGHPGFDPVHEELCGVPLTIEGNLPAELDGVFLRNGTNARFAPRRRRHMFDGEAMLHMIELRGGEARYSNTYVRTPRTAWIEQAGRNPFMGIADLTSGGKGALAGLMLERLKTRLGLLPRMNPIEAGSNGTAVLHHDDQLYCLQETALPFRLDVKRDAQGWLALDGRGINETFGGALDCPFSAHPKTDGASGTVYSIGQDFTSGTTHLTRLGCGGTIATSTVMKDKPAAFFIHDYILTDTHIIFPDSSLRFNPAGLAGPDGSVASFDAARPLRFGMITRDHRDGDPVRWFDTALPGHIWHIANGWEADGAVHVYAPVFRDYPPFMPIHTPAEPHSQFVHWRLDLASGAVTERVLLDHHYERPGIDWRHHGQPTRFTWLLDESDGVMGKGVLKYDIFAEEEAGYLDYAGLLGGEPVFVPRADASSEDDGWLIDLLADGTRAVLIVADAATMTEQCRIPLPLPVPFGVHALWLDRAATDALIAT
- a CDS encoding TonB-dependent receptor; translated protein: MTFFKSARVAIYRAALLGTALTATTAFAQSEDAAQDPGNADDSIKEIVVTARFRTETLQDTPIAISAVAAESVEKIVITDVNSLQRLLPNVQLSRINFAGQALGASIRGISFADLEKSFDPAIGVVIDGVFLGTNTGANIDFDDLESIEVLRGPQGTLFGRNTIGGTISVRHTRPTGELGGKFKARYGSFNSLDLEGVLNLPQIADALSIKLAGLRRTSDSPTINRYTNEREDGRDIYNLSATALLEVGDFTALGTVAYNKDRSRYPTAINLTRASGLAFGAGGNICDYTLAVGLGDLGCDTQGSVRQATENFRLANTSIPFESFFEGWAASLELNGKVGGFNVTAITGWRKSNDQLTEENTGTPPVSYTGVPGQGVPLFVAARDQDYEQFSQEIRVAGDITDWMDIVAGVYYLNTKYSIRPGEFNGSRAGLAWLAVPLFPPAVPAPTFINVPIQGATASQELDSFAVFAESIFKLSDNVRLTAGGRYTIETKEFALNQTLAVPFTGQGKETWRDPTWRVILDWKPTDDTMLYGSWSRGFRSGGWNGRATTAAAIGPYNPETVDSYEIGAKTEFADGKMQVNLAAFLVNYDDKQEEIIRPAVGGGTETIVDNAANAQTKGIELEWIARPTSELTFRAAGAYLSAKYKDFLIPNLAVPGQFIDITNVANFRRAPKWTGNVGMDYDKQLDDRNSINFNANLAYLDDFFTSPRRDPTGRNRDTIAAHTTLDASLAFLHTGDTFKRMRIAVYGRDLLNKGNRLTNTLDAGVFYFGVVSANREGGVEFSIEF
- a CDS encoding NAD-dependent succinate-semialdehyde dehydrogenase produces the protein MTQKYTSDLALFINGVWRSGEGRETRPVLNPALGAGIADLPVATAADLEEALAAAEQGFKAWRAVDVDTRAGILRKAADLLRERAETIAVLLTTEQGKPKAEALGEVMGSASMFDFYAEEAKRAYGRVLVRPTGQRAMVIKQPVGPVAVFTPWNFPVYMLAKKLAPALAAGCSVIAKPAEECPASTSALIRCLADAGVPANVAQMVYGDPDFISRTLIASPVIRKVSFTGSTAVGKHLMRLAADGVKRITMELGGHAPVLVFDDVDLARVLDVLVPQKFRNAGQVCVSPTRFYVQEGIYDAFLKGFAERTAALKVGNGLEAGVQMGPLANPRRPAALAGLIGDAAARGGKLLVGGEAYGDGFFFQPTLIADVPNDAEIMNTEPFGPVAVTRPFVTLDDAIGEANRLPFGLAAFAFTNNLRTANLAGDAIEAGMVGINSFAISVADAPFGGVKHSGFGSEGGSEGLDSYMVTKAIHQA